One genomic window of Cyprinus carpio isolate SPL01 chromosome A23, ASM1834038v1, whole genome shotgun sequence includes the following:
- the LOC109087260 gene encoding LOW QUALITY PROTEIN: nuclear receptor coactivator 6-like (The sequence of the model RefSeq protein was modified relative to this genomic sequence to represent the inferred CDS: substituted 1 base at 1 genomic stop codon), with translation MAHQDAQSPRAVPLTDHDSGVEDGVDGSCSPTTTSTIFVAFKGNMNDEDFQEKLDTILHGMPDMLLLGTPRLEPERVEPWNSVRVTFNIPREAAERLRLLAQNNQQQLRDLGILSVQIEGEGAINVAVGQGRSQEVRVNGPLGAPAQMRMDVGFPMQQGQAGMRMNNPSVSMMPPGANMAAQGMVPNSGGPMQPRAPRPPSQTDTVDPMLSGLALQQQQQQQLQHPQVGHGPLGNLGPQGHHMQAMQANRQLNPAALQQLQQQLQQQQQLQQHQHQQQQVQMAQLGGARGPFNPSNQMPIPPGWNQLPSGVLQPPPVQGPMGPGWRKAPPQPQMGPRQPSLTSVQTPNHPPPPYPFGSQQAGQVFNTMAQHQLQQQQTGANQFATPQPKGPQGAPGVVVSRAPPPLPPSSAPQGSLAVKSPGSSSSPFQQGSPGTPPMMGQGQGQLGPRPTTPQGFPQGVGSPGRAVMGQQGNIQPGFMGIPQHGQVPQGGMGGMPKRMPMGFPNAPVNQNFGQGQVTTTGAGSTPQLQNSQSMVNSGVQSSASAPNHMQSNPLQGAGMTHHSGMPAQPPGTTSGGSMGQPQQGLQTQMMVVPQSQHQTQVVASTQSQMAQNQTGGQTVLSRPVNTGQRGMTPPKQMMPPQGQGIMQSQNQLGKKNKKGIKQQQQQXKQQQKQQQQQQQQQQQQQQQQQQQQQQNAMMEHIVASQIQGNKQAFGPKGQPGVMQGQMMRGPSPSIQGNMPQFQSQMGQQQMTQQQHQQQQQQMAHLQQQQQLQQQQLQQQQLQQQQLQLQHQQPQQSQMQQQQLQQPHQQMLQQQSQQIPMNGNPNQALGMHGPQMRLPGNHHLVQQQLQQKQQQQQQQVMLQQQQAGQQHQHQLGDSNGNADISQQMVPDLQNQHQQQGMLGSSQHLQVGNGHFPGHGMSFNPQFAGQMPMGGPCGQAGGFPVNKDVTLTSPLLVNLLQSDISASQFGPGGKQGTGAGAANQVKPKKKKPPRKKKPKVEEGQQSTDGLCGLDSLPHGMEEVEMQGLGGDQGGGIDSNSKLSEFTNRPGLPGQSGDQRVLQQMPMQFMPSQQQQQMQQMQQQQQLQQQQQQQQQQQMQQQHQQIQQQQMQQQQMQMQSMQGPQGQAGTSQGPHHVQTQIHSQQSMQMQQQQQQQQPPPQHLQQQQLQSQPQQQQQQQAQQQQQQQQQHQQQQQQQQQQQQMMMMLKMQQEAKNRMPLQQGGHMPKGLVNPNDPSQRMPVSQPGNMPVMIDLQGHGGVPPSPDKARGMPLMVNPPLTGPARRTPHSEVGQPTPPEETPGNHSMQDRGPLETGQQSGNGNQPMIPNQGPNTHLMKSVPLSVPHQPGASPQQQSQQVTAMAGSHNIHFSSSTVTSQSSRPKTPNRASPRPYHHPLTPTNRPPSTEPSEINLSPERLNASIAGLFPPKINIPLPPRQPNLNRGFDQQGLNPTTLKAIGQAPPNLANLPVNNNTSGNNNGPQSYPSGGGMVSSGGKHDKQTGIGQAKRASPSNSRRSSPASNRKAATPSPGRQKGAKASLTSPPHPQQMMVSPQNVMVSPNSVLPATSASLSSAGPGESQQSLNSLQTIPVSADTVRDGQVVTTQAEQHQAGQLREQSALKMASPRVSSQEPRRQEPNNLVEQRAEDKQQSRATPQHDLGSTVSPAFRDAPTSLNQLLDNTGTPSLSVKSQNIPQVGVELVQKDSPNAPSAQENQPNPVVSQSTNIGTSLSTRETDQKPKSASVSSPNIIASSSANLQTISAVSSVSSNQTVLLSLTSVPNTSVSSNHNLIPISNASQTVLQRPISSAQTQQNQITVFVTSNPISSATNTASVVPPAVVSKVLAVPNKNIRPPDVRQQNPTQMRPQFITGPLYSIFQATSVPSSTNVMSQPVTMVGPIVSANIQLTPTPVSTTSTPSAPPSTSVLTNSPAVSIAATQQSRTVIGQLQVQVPASQASPVNVVLPPQQPSPGGPKQESVSNASGPKSSPVGQTVLHSGMSSPFQQLLASPPACSSPGATAVSRRSPLSPTTTLAKSSPVQTVASKSTTPSISSSNGDDQKERNPVTQIGKTLDVATTQASCAVTSETVSTLQPTAPLTVPAAQIASQQSALPPKVSSPEPAPTHSPVPTSTPSCNMPPPASTPGTVHLSSPVATSSPPTSLPAASVSAPTAAPGPPTTASGSSTATLAQPSGEQQPPSLADTSVPDSAETKEAIIDAPSISVHPEAPQEDQALCDQAGQGVSTAAEQGWAKKRKTPVILAPRDTRATTEKAKGPSRRSSRTDKEPEEEASDNGQRKRAARPGSASSNTGKGAESNTGASPTQAKRRKSK, from the exons ATGGCACATCAGGATGCACAGTCCCCTCGAGCCGTCCCGCTCACGGATCACGACTCCGGAGTGGAAGATGGAGTCGATGGCTCCTGCAGCCCTACCACAACCTCCACGATCTTTGTTGCCTTCAAAGGGAACATGAATGATGAGGACTTTCAGGAGAAGCTGGATACCATCTTACACGGGATGCCTGATATGCTGTTACTAG GTACTCCGCGGCTCGAACCCGAGCGTGTGGAGCCGTGGAACAGCGTTCGTGTCACTTTCAACATCCCTAGAGAGGCAGCCGAGCGACTGCGTCTCCTGGCTCAAAACAACCAGCAGCAGCTGCGGGATCTGGGCATCCTCTCTGTGCAGATTGAAG GTGAAGGAGCCATTAACGTTGCGGTTGGACAGGGCCGAAGTCAAGAAGTAAGGGTAAATGGACCTCTTGGTGCACCTGCTCAGATGAGGATGGATGTTGGATTCCCCATGCAGCAGGGCCAGG CTGGAATGCGTATGAATAATCCTTCGGTGTCCATGATGCCTCCTGGGGCTAATATGGCAGCACAGGGAATGGTACCGAATAGTGGTGGACCAATGCAGCCAAGAGCACCAAGGCCACCTTCACAGACAG acacagtGGATCCCATGCTTTCAGGGTTGGCCTTacagcaacagcagcaacaacaactcCAACATCCTCAAGTGGGACATGGTCCTCTCGGCAACTTAGGCCCACAGGGACATCACATGCAAGCCATGCAAGCAAATCGACAGCTAAATCCAGCAGCCCTACAGCAACTTCAACAACAActtcagcaacaacaacaacttcaGCAACACCAGCACCAACAACAGCAGGTTCAGATGGCCCAACTAGGTGGTGCACGTGGTCCTTTCAACCCTTCCAACCAGATGCCTATACCTCCTGGCTGGAACCAGTTGCCCTCTGGGGTTCTCCAGCCACCACCTGTCCAGGGTCCAATGGGACCAGGTTGGAGGAAAGCCCCGCCACAGCCACAAATGGGACCGCGTCAACCCTCTTTGACATCTGTTCAGACGCCCAATCATCCACCACCACCATATCCATTTGGAAGCCAGCAGGCTGGACAGGTTTTCAATACAATGGCACAGCATCagttgcagcagcagcagacagGGGCAAACCAGTTTGCAACCCCTCAGCCCAAAGGCCCTCAGGGAGCACCAGGTGTAGTTGTCTCAAGAGCACCTCCTCCTTTGCCTCCCTCCTCTGCCCCACAAGGAAGTCTTGCAGTTAAGTCCCCTGGTTCGTCGTCATCTCCTTTCCAACAGGGCTCCCCTGGAACACCTCCAATGATGGGACAGGGACAGGGGCAACTTGGTCCACGTCCCACAACCCCCCAGGGTTTCCCACAAGGTGTTGGATCTCCAGGAAGAGCTGTGATGGGCCAGCAAGGAAACATTCAGCCCGGCTTTATGGGCATTCCACAACATGGACAGGTTCCTCAAGGTGGAATGGGAG GTATGCCTAAACGAATGCCAATGGGTTTCCCAAATGCTCCTGTTAATCAGAATTTTGGACAAGGACAGGTTACTACCACTGGAGCAGGTAGTACACCCCAACTACAAAATAGTCAGAGTATGGTGAACTCTG GTGTCCAGTCATCAGCCTCAGCGCCAAACCACATGCAGTCAAATCCCCTTCAAGGTGCTGGAATGACCCACCACAGTGGCATGCCAGCCCAACCCCCAGGCACCACCTCAGGTGGCAGTATGGGGCAACCTCagcaaggtcttcagactcaaaTGATGGTTGTACCACAATCACAGCATCAAACACAGGTTGTAGCTTCCACCCAAAGTCAAATGGCACAAAACCAAACAGGGGGCCAGACTGTTTTATCCAGGCCAGTGAATACCGGGCAGCGAGGAATGACCCCTCCCAAGCAAATGATGCCACCACAAGGTCAAGGGATCATGCAAAGCCAAAACCAgcttggcaaaaaaaacaaaaaaggcattaaacaacaacaacaacaataaaaacaacaacaaaaacaacaacaacaacaacaacaacaacaacaacagcagcagcagcaacaacagcagcagcagcagcaaaatgCTATGATGGAACACATTGTAGCTAGTCAGATACAGGGTAATAAGCAGGCCTTTGGCCCAAAAGGTCAACCTGGAGTAATGCAAGGCCAGATGATGAGAGGTCCTTCACCTAGTATCCAAGGTAACATGCCACAGTTTCAATCTCAGATGGGTCAGCAACAAATGACTCAACAACAGCatcagcaacagcaacaacaaatggctcatttgcaacaacaacaacagttacAACAACAGCAACTACAACAACAGCAGTTACAACAGCAGCAACTACAACTGCAACACCAGCAGCCACAACAGTCACAAATGCAACAACAACAGCTGCAGCAACCCCATCAGCAAATGTTACAACAACAGTCTCAACAAATTCCAATGAATGGCAACCCCAACCAAGCATTAGGGATGCATGGGCCTCAAATGCGACTTCCGGGAAATCATCATTTAGTACAACAACAGCtacagcaaaaacaacaacaacaacaacaacaggtgaTGCTGCAGCAGCAACAGGCTGGTCagcaacatcaacatcagttagGAGATAGTAATGGAAATGCTGATATCAGCCAGCAGATGGTTCCAGACCTGCAGAATCAGCATCAACAGCAGGGTATGTTGGGGAGTTCTCAACATTTGCAGGTTGGCAATGGTCATTTTCCTGGTCATGGCATGTCCTTCAATCCTCAGTTTGCTGGTCAGATGCCAATGGGAGGCCCATGTGGCCAAGCAGGTGGATTTCCAGTGAACAAGGATGTGACACTAACCAGTCCCTTATTAGTAAATCTTCTCCAAAGTGATATTTCTGCCAGTCAGTTTGGTCCTGGTGGGAAGCAAGGAACAGGTGCGGGTGCCGCTAACCAGGTCAAGCCTAAAAAGAAGAAACCTCCTCGTAAGAAGAAACCAAAAGTAGAGGAAGGACAACAGTCTACTGACGGTCTGTG TGGTCTGGATTCACTGCCTCATGGAatggaggaagtagagatgcaaGGGTTGGGAGGTGATCAAGGGGGTGGCATTGACTCGAACTCTAAACTTTCTGAATTCACTAATCGACCAG gtctgccTGGTCAGTCTGGAGATCAAAGGGTATTACAGCAGATGCCTATGCAGTTTATGCCCTCACAACAGCAGCAACAGATGCAACAAATGCAGCAACAACAGcagttacaacaacaacaacaacaacagcagcagcaacagatgCAGCAACAGCATCAACAGATCCAGCAGCAGCAAATGCAACAGCAACAAATGCAGATGCAGAGTATGCAGGGTCCTCAAGGTCAAGCAGGAACATCACAAGGACCCCATCATGTCCAGACCCAGATTCATTCACAACAGTCAATGcagatgcaacaacaacaacaacaacaacaaccaccaccACAACAcctccaacaacaacaactgcagtCACAgccacaacagcaacaacaacaacaggcacagcagcagcagcaacaacaacaacaacatcagcagcaacagcagcaacaacaacaacaacaacaaatgatgATGATGCTTAAAATGCAACAAGAAGCTAAGAATCGAATGCCACTACAGCAAGGTGGACACATGCCAAAGGGTTTAGTCAATCCTAATGATCCATCTCAGAGAATGCCTGTATCACAGCCAGGCAACATGCCTGTAATGATCGATCTTCAAGGCCATGGAGGTGTTCCACCTTCTCCTGATAAAGCCAGAGGAATGCCACTCATGGTAAATCCACCTCTCACTGGACCAGCAAGAAGGACACCCCATTCAGAGGTTGGACAACCAACACCACCAGAGGAAACCCCTGGAAACCATAGCATGCAGGATCGGGGACCCCTTGAAACTGGTCAACAGTCAGGAAATGGAAATCAACCAATGATTCCCAATCAAGGGCCAAATACTCATTTAATGAAATCTGTGCCTTTATCAGTGCCCCACCAGCCAGGAGCAAGTCCCCAGCAGCAGTCCCAGCAAGTGACAGCAATGGCTGGCTCacataatattcatttttcaagCTCTACTGTAACTTCCCAGAGTTCCCGCCCTAAAACCCCTAACCGAGCCAGTCCCCGACCATATCACCACCCTTTAACTCCAACCAACCGTCCACCTAGTACTGAACCCTCTGAAATAAATCTATCCCCTGAGAGACTGAATGCCTCTATCGCTGGCCTTTTTCCTCCAAAAATTAACATTCCTCTGCCACCGCGGCAGCCAAACCTTAATCGAGGCTTTGATCAGCAAGGTCTTAACCCAACTACACTTAAAGCAATTGGCCAGGCTCCACCCAACCTAGCAAATCTTCCTGTCAACAATAATACCAGTGGCAACAATAATGGCCCACAGTCTTATCCATCAGGTGGTGGCATGGTAAGCTCCGGAGGAAAACACGACAAACAGACCGGTATTGGGCAAGCTAAAAGAGCTAGTCCCAGTAATAGTCGAAGATCCAGCCCTGCCTCAAATAGAAAAGCTGCCACCCCAAGCCCAGGAAGACAGAAAGGTGCCAAAGCATCATTGACATCACCTCCACATCCGCAGCAAATGATGGTTAGTCCACAGAACGTGATGGTTAGTCCCAACTCAGTGCTCCCAGCTACCTCTGCATCTTTGTCATCAGCAGGACCTGGAGAATCACAACAGAGTTTAAATTCACTGCAAACTATACCTGTTAGTGCTGATACAGTTAGAGATGGCCAGGTAGTGACTACACAAGCAGAGCAGCATCAGGCAGGTCAGTTAAGAGAGCAGTCTGCTCTTAAAATGGCAAGCCCTCGGGTTTCGTCTCAGGAACCCAGACGGCAAGAGCCTAACAATTTGGTTGAACAGCGAGCTGAAGATAAGCAACAATCTCGGGCAACACCACAACATGACCTTGGCTCTACTGTATCACCAGCCTTTAGAGATGCTCCAACATCTCTGAATCAGCTATTGGACAATACAGGCACCCCATCTTTGTCAGTGAAATCTCAAAATATTCCTCAAGTGGGTGTAGAACTTGTGCAAAAAGATAGTCCTAATGCTCCATCAGCTCAGGAGAACCAACCTAATCCTGTTGTCTCACAGAGCACAAATATTGGCACCTCTTTGTCTACAAGGGAAACTGATCAGAAACCTAAATCTGCTTCAGTATCAAGTCCAAATATTATAGCCAGTAGTAGTGCAAACCTGCAGACTATCAGTGCTGTATCAAGTGTTAGTTCAAACCAAACTGTGCTCTTAAGCCTCACTTCTGTTCCCAATACGTCAGTAAGTTCAAATCACAATCTTATACCCATCTCAAATGCATCTCAAACAGTCTTGCAAAGGCCCATCTCATCAGCACAAACTCAACAAAATCAGATCACAGTCTTTGTAACCTCTAATCCCATTAGCTCTGCTACCAACACAGCTTCTGTCGTTCCTCCTGCTGTTGTATCCAAGGTACTAGCAGTTcccaataaaaatataagaccCCCTGATGTCCGTCAACAAAATCCTACCCAAATGCGTCCACAGTTCATCACAGGACCATTGTATTCAATATTTCAAGCTACGTCGGTACCATCAAGTACTAACGTCATGTCTCAGCCTGTCACTATGGTTGGTCCCATAGTCTCTGCAAATATCCAACTTACTCCTACCCCGGTGTCAACTACATCAACACCCTCTGCACCACCATCAACATCTGTGCTGACAAACTCGCCTGCTGTCAGCATAGCTGCTACTCAGCAGAGCCGCACTGTTATTGGGCAGCTTCAAGTTCAAGTACCTGCAAGTCAGGCTTCCCCTGTAAACGTAGTACTGCCACCTCAACAGCCAAGCCCTGGGGGTCCCAAACAGGAGAGTGTCTCTAATGCTAGTGGCCCGAAATCTAGTCCTGTTGGGCAGACGGTCTTACATTCTGGCATGTCATCACCCTTTCAGCAGCTATTGGCTTCTCCACCTGCTTGCTCTAGCCCAGGGGCTACGGCTGTTTCTCGCAGAAGTCCTCTGTCTCCAACAACGACGTTAGCCAAAAGCAGTCCAGTCCAGACTGTTGCAAGCAAAAGTACCACGCCCAGCATATCTTCGAGCAATGGCGATGACCAAAAAGAGCGAAACCCTGTCACTCAGATAGGAAAGACTTTGGATGTTGCCACAACTCAAGCTTCTTGTGCAGTTACATCTGAAACGGTATCTACTCTCCAGCCTACTGCTCCATTGACTGTTCCAGCTGCTCAAATAGCGTCTCAGCAATCGGCACTTCCTCCAAAAGTGTCTTCTCCTGAACCTGCACCCACTCATTCTCCAGTCCCTACTTCTACACCATCGTGTAATATGCCGCCCCCAGCCTCTACCCCTGGAACGGTTCACCTCTCTAGTCCTGTTGCTACTTCTTCACCACCCACTAGTCTGCCTGCAGCTTCAGTTTCTGCACCCACTGCTGCTCCAGGACCTCCCACTACAGCTTCCGGCTCCTCCACAGCAACACTTGCACAACCCTCTGGGGAACAGCAGCCGCCTTCATTGGCAGACACTAGTGTACCTGACTCAGCTGAAACAAAAGAAGCAATTATTGATGCTCCTAGCATCTCAG tTCATCCTGAAGCTCCACAAGAAGACCAAGCGTTATGTGACCAAGCTg GACAAGGGGTTAGCACCGCAGCAGAACAAGG ATGGGCAAAGAAAAGAAAGACGCCCGTCATCTTAGCCCCAAG GGATACAAGGGCCACCACTGAGAAAGCAAAAGGTCCTAGTCGACGGAGCTCAAGAACAGACAAGGAGCCTGAGGAGGAAGCGTCCGACAATGGACAGAGAAAAAGAGCTGCTAGGCCAGGGTCAGCATCCTCGAACACAGGAAAAGGTGCAG AATCAAACACTGGAGCCAGTCCCACGCAGGCAAAACGAAGGAAGTCAAAGTAA
- the LOC109053174 gene encoding LOW QUALITY PROTEIN: glutathione hydrolase 7 (The sequence of the model RefSeq protein was modified relative to this genomic sequence to represent the inferred CDS: substituted 1 base at 1 genomic stop codon) translates to MYSPAADAGVTVVEKDPALSSAYSPVDYMSITSFPRLPEDEVSADNILRSRKDNENFLSEQDTDPDLFLKSSRLQQLPSSASDLASQDLSPLRETSRDPLAQDCACTRDGLTVIITACLTFATGVTVALIMQIYFGDPQVYSQAAVVTDVARCTSLGFEVLAKQGSSVDAAVAASLCLGIIHPHTSGIGGGGVMLVHDIRRNESRVIDFRETAPSGIHQDMMLRVNQQSGLLVAVPGMISGLHQAHQLYGRLLWKDVVTMAADVARTGFNVTHELADALSEVKEQNVSDTFRDLFLPNGQAPLAGLLAKRLDLAAVLDRIAANGASEFYSGNLTQEMTSAVRAKGGVLIXNNTTKNTTLTHKTHQKLYQGYQVFVPPPPHAGAALLSALNILEGFNITHQVSRSSIHHWIAESLKMALSQASALGDSMFDSSVSELVTQMLSKSQAAVLRQKINDSQASAAELYTPSYELQQGAVASQLMIMGTDDLIVSVMSSLNRPFGSRIVTSSGILLNSQMLDFSWPNKTHSSAAFNLRNSIEPGKRPASFLTPIAVRPSIGVCGTYVALGSSNGERALSGITQVLINVLSSRNNMSDSVSYGRLHPLIQNNTLLVDSKFLEADVKSLMQKGHDVRKVDIISLVEGTRRTNELIIGVKDPRSTDASALSMSMP, encoded by the exons ATGTACTCTCCGGCAGCCGATGCGGGAGTGACGGTGGTGGAGAAGGATCCGGCTCTGAGCAGTGCGTACTCACCTGTGGACTACATGAGCATCACCAGCTTCCCCAGACTACCAGAAGATGAAGTTTCAGCTGACAACATCCTCAGATCACGCAAAGACAATGAGAACTTCCTCAGTGAGCAGGACACAG ACCCTGATCTGTTCCTGAAGTCGTCCCGACTGCAGCAGCTGCCCTCCTCTGCCTCTGACCTGGCCAGTCAGGACCTGTCTCCTCTGAGAGAGACCAGCAGAGACCCGCTGGCTCAGGACTGCGCCTGCACACGTGACGGGCTGACCGTCATCATCACCGCCTGCCTGACCTTCGCCACAGGGGTCACCGTGGCCCTCATAATGCAGATCTACTTTGGAGACCCACAG GTGTATAGTCAAGCGGCGGTGGTGACGGATGTGGCCCGCTGCACGTCTCTGGGCTTTGAGGTTCTGGCCAAACAGGGGTCCAGCGTGGATGCTGCTGTAGCTGCTTCGCTCTGCCTGGGCATCATCCATCCCCACACCTCGGGCATCGGCGG TGGTGGCGTGATGCTGGTCCATGACATCCGCAGGAATGAGAGCCGGGTCATTGACTTCCGCGAGACGGCACCCTCCGGGATTCACCAGGACATGATGTTACGTGTTAATCAACAG TCAGGTCTGTTAGTGGCTGTTCCCGGCATGATCAGTGGACTACACCAGGCTCATCAGCTCTATGGAAG ATTGCTGTGGAAGGACGTCGTCACGATGGCCGCCGATGTGGCGAGGACTGGATTCAATGTGACGCACGAGCTGG CTGATGCGCTGTCTGAAGTGAAGGAGCAGAATGTGTCGGATACGTTCAGAGATCTGTTCCTGCCGAACGGTCAGGCGCCCCTCGCGGGACTCTTGGCTAAACGTCTGGATTTAGCTGCCGTTTTGGACAGGATTGCAGCCAACGGAGCCTCAGAGTTCTACAGTGGGAATCTgacacaggaaatgacatcagcg GTTCGAGCTAAAGGAGGTGTGCTCATATAGAATAacaccacaaaaaacacaacactcacacacaaaacacaccaaaaactCTACC AAGGCTACCAGGTGTTCGTTCCTCCTCCGCCCCACGCGGGAGCCGCCCTGCTGTCCGCACTCAACATCCTGGAGGGCTTTAACATCACACACCAGGTGTCCAGGAGCAGCATTCATCACTGGATCGCTGAG TCTCTGAAGATGGCTTTGTCTCAAGCCAGTGCGCTGGGAGACTCCATGTTCGATTCATCGGTTTCTGAGTTGGTGACGCAGATGCTCAG TAAAAGCCAGGCTGCTGTGCTCCGGCAGAAGATCAATGATTCTCAGGCGTCTGCGGCCGAGCTCTACACGCCGTCATACGAGCTGCAGCAGGGCGCTGTGGCCAGCCAGCTCATGATCATGGGCACCGATGACTTGATCGTGTCTGTTATGAG CTCTCTAAACCGGCCGTTTGGAAGTCGCATTGTGACGTCCTCTGGGATCCTCCTAAACAGTCAGATGCTGGACTTCTCTTGGCCCAACAAAACCCACAGCTCTGCGGCTTTCAATCTG CGTAACAGCATTGAGCCGGGCAAGAGGCCGGCCTCGTTCCTGACGCCCATCGCGGTGCGGCCGTCCATCGGGGTGTGTGGCACATACGTGGCGCTGGGCTCCTCTAACGGCGAGCGGGCGCTGAGCGGCATCACGCAG GTTTTGATCAATGTTTTGTCCTCACGTAATAACATGAGTGACAGCGTGTCCTACGGCAGACTGCATCCTCTCATCCAGAACAACACCCTGCTGGTGGACT CTAAATTTCTTGAGGCGGACGTGAAGTCTCTGATGCAGAAGGGTCATGATGTGCGTAAGGTGGACATCATCTCACTGGTAGAAGGGACCCGGCGGACCAATGAGCTGATCATCGGTGTGAAGGACCCGCGCAGCACTGATGCCTCGGCGCTGTCCATGTCCATGCCctag